The proteins below come from a single Gemmatimonadota bacterium genomic window:
- a CDS encoding peptidase E, with protein MKRRDFVVSSALGTLGAGASRLGLGGVNATLASSLLTPRPPAATRKILIAGGGFGTAFIRYMAQLTGKPRPRVCYLPTASADSQQGTLTFFQNCAPLNVEPHVQNSFIASTRQNKSWEEVFLSMDAIVCSGGNTLNQQAIWKAQGIDLVLKEAWDRGIVLGGASAGSLCWFEEGTTDSRPKELTIVKCLGFLKGSHSPHYDAEPGRRPLYQKLIGSGEMKPGYACDNDAGIYFEDNEVKRVVNTRAAAKCYYVSVVDGKVVEKVMEPERIA; from the coding sequence ATGAAGAGACGGGACTTCGTCGTATCGTCGGCGCTGGGGACGCTGGGCGCTGGAGCCAGCCGTCTGGGGCTGGGCGGCGTCAACGCCACGCTGGCGAGCTCGCTGCTGACGCCTCGACCGCCAGCTGCCACGCGCAAGATCCTCATCGCCGGCGGCGGCTTCGGGACGGCGTTCATCCGCTATATGGCGCAGCTCACCGGGAAGCCGCGCCCGCGCGTCTGCTATCTCCCGACGGCGTCCGCCGACTCCCAGCAGGGGACGCTGACCTTCTTCCAGAACTGCGCCCCGCTCAACGTCGAACCGCACGTGCAGAACTCGTTCATCGCCAGCACGCGACAGAACAAGAGCTGGGAGGAGGTCTTCCTCTCGATGGACGCCATCGTCTGCTCGGGCGGCAACACGCTCAACCAGCAGGCGATCTGGAAGGCGCAGGGGATCGACCTGGTGCTCAAGGAAGCGTGGGACCGCGGGATCGTCCTGGGCGGGGCGAGCGCCGGCTCGTTATGCTGGTTCGAGGAGGGGACGACGGACTCGCGCCCGAAGGAGCTCACGATCGTGAAGTGCCTGGGCTTCCTGAAGGGGAGCCACTCGCCGCACTACGATGCGGAGCCGGGGCGGCGTCCGCTGTACCAGAAGCTCATCGGCTCCGGCGAGATGAAGCCGGGTTACGCCTGCGATAACGACGCCGGGATCTATTTCGAGGACAACGAGGTCAAGCGCGTCGTGAACACGCGGGCGGCGGCCAAGTGCTACTACGTGAGCGTCGTCGACGGCAAGGTGGTGGAGAAGGTCATGGAGCCTGAACGGATCGCGTGA
- a CDS encoding TonB-dependent receptor — MKRRLWSALLVAAGCLLTSLTPSRAQAQATGAIRGTVVDSASRRPVDGVQVVLAGTTLGALTSSGGTYVIRNVPVGTYSVRATRLGFGPAQRSVTVAALDTSVADFTLRAAALNLSQVVVVGYGTANRREVTNAVTTVRSEDLVNVPVASVEAALQGKAAGLQVIQNAGNPGNGISVRVRGSSSLSAGNQPLYVIDGIPMLRDSYSQLGMGGQDVSAVSGISPDEIASIDVLKDASASAIYGSRGSNGVVLITTKRGQAGRPKITWNGYYGTQDLSKKVNMLNAKEYVAYFNEAAKNDGYADDELPFAPGVDDTINTDWQESVLQTAPVYDLSLGMTGGSDRISYFVSGSFFNQKGILVGSQYRRANVRANLDFSPSSKLSVRTSIGLGREGNFRNENDNTIDGVATNALANQPNVRVRNSDGTFTSTDDGLEYTNPVALGVLDNAESRTLRAMGNSELSYAFSDRLRLNGRVGVDMLNLRDLRWNSPLIIGTYAASARGVAQQGNTTVSRYVAETYLQWDAPGQRFGQLSLVGGSGVEYNSRENDFLQGEGFGSTQFRYPGNAGKVTSYDGGRTDNNLASFFSRGTWSLKDRYFASASVRMDGSSRFGENNRYGLFSSGSIGWALSDEAWLSAIKKVGDLKLRLSYGETGNQGIADDYAPLARFGRANYSDVPGIAPSSLANPDLKWETTREFDVGVDFSMLSGRVGIVADYFKKKTDDLLVSRPITSTSGFTSVYDNIGNIENRGWEFQLSTEPIRESKVGGLSWSSDFNISFLKNEVTALYRNEPFNAGIRSLNRVEVGQPLGAFHTLRFKGVDPQTGDAIYDDVNGDGDITADDRVIVGSPHPDYFGGFTNTISWKGFDFRSFVQFTQGNKVFNAIRIFADDGGYYFDNKLRDSYEKRWKKPGDIAEQPRLSYDGTSGARDVSSRFVEDGSYVRLQELTLGYRLPRSWARTFNLDEARFFVSGRNLVTWTDYTGYNPDVNSNGSSATISLGTDFYAYPLARTFSFGVRGAW, encoded by the coding sequence ATGAAACGACGTCTCTGGTCAGCTTTGCTTGTCGCTGCCGGCTGTCTCCTCACCTCACTCACGCCGTCGCGCGCGCAGGCGCAGGCGACGGGGGCGATTCGGGGGACCGTGGTCGACTCGGCCTCTCGCCGTCCCGTCGATGGCGTGCAGGTGGTCCTCGCGGGGACGACGCTCGGTGCGTTGACCTCGTCCGGCGGCACCTACGTGATTCGCAACGTCCCGGTGGGGACGTACTCCGTGCGCGCGACGCGCCTGGGCTTTGGCCCGGCACAGCGCAGCGTGACGGTGGCGGCGCTGGACACGTCGGTGGCCGATTTCACGTTGCGCGCTGCGGCGCTCAACCTCTCGCAGGTGGTCGTCGTCGGGTACGGCACCGCCAATCGCCGTGAGGTCACCAACGCGGTGACGACCGTGCGGAGCGAAGACCTGGTCAACGTCCCCGTCGCCAGCGTCGAGGCGGCGCTGCAGGGGAAGGCGGCCGGGCTGCAGGTCATCCAGAACGCGGGCAACCCGGGCAACGGTATCTCCGTCCGCGTGCGTGGCTCGTCGTCGCTGTCGGCGGGGAACCAGCCGCTGTACGTCATCGACGGCATCCCGATGCTGCGCGACAGCTATTCGCAGCTGGGGATGGGTGGACAGGACGTGAGTGCGGTGAGCGGGATCAGCCCCGACGAAATCGCCTCGATCGACGTCCTCAAGGACGCCTCGGCGTCGGCCATCTACGGCTCGCGCGGCTCCAACGGCGTCGTGCTCATCACCACCAAGCGCGGGCAGGCCGGGCGTCCCAAGATCACGTGGAACGGCTACTACGGGACGCAGGACCTGTCCAAGAAGGTCAACATGCTCAATGCCAAGGAGTATGTGGCCTACTTCAACGAGGCGGCCAAGAACGACGGCTACGCCGACGACGAGCTTCCGTTTGCTCCGGGCGTCGACGATACGATCAACACCGACTGGCAGGAATCGGTGCTGCAGACCGCGCCGGTGTACGACCTGTCGCTCGGCATGACGGGAGGCAGCGACCGCATCTCGTACTTCGTGTCCGGCTCCTTCTTCAACCAGAAGGGGATCCTGGTGGGGTCGCAGTACCGTCGCGCGAATGTGCGCGCCAACCTCGACTTCTCGCCGTCGTCCAAGCTCAGCGTGCGCACGTCGATCGGGCTCGGGCGCGAGGGGAACTTCCGCAACGAGAACGACAACACCATCGACGGCGTCGCCACCAACGCGCTCGCCAACCAGCCCAACGTGCGCGTGCGCAACTCGGACGGGACCTTCACCTCGACCGACGACGGGCTGGAGTACACCAACCCGGTCGCACTCGGGGTGCTCGACAACGCCGAGTCGCGGACGCTGCGCGCGATGGGCAACTCGGAGCTGTCGTATGCCTTCAGCGATCGCCTGCGCCTCAACGGGCGCGTGGGCGTCGACATGCTCAACCTGCGCGACCTGCGCTGGAACTCGCCGCTGATCATCGGCACGTACGCGGCCAGCGCGCGCGGTGTGGCGCAGCAGGGGAACACGACGGTCAGCCGCTATGTGGCCGAGACGTACCTGCAGTGGGACGCGCCGGGGCAGCGCTTTGGACAGCTCTCCCTCGTTGGGGGATCGGGCGTGGAGTACAACTCGCGCGAGAACGACTTCCTGCAGGGCGAAGGGTTCGGGAGCACGCAGTTCCGTTACCCGGGCAACGCCGGCAAGGTGACGTCGTACGACGGCGGGCGCACCGACAACAACCTCGCATCGTTCTTCTCGCGGGGCACCTGGTCGCTCAAGGACCGCTACTTTGCCAGCGCCAGCGTGCGCATGGACGGTTCGTCGCGCTTTGGCGAGAACAACCGCTACGGCCTCTTCTCCTCCGGCTCCATCGGCTGGGCGTTGTCGGACGAGGCGTGGCTGTCGGCGATCAAGAAGGTGGGCGACCTCAAGCTGCGGCTCAGCTACGGCGAGACGGGCAACCAGGGGATCGCGGACGACTACGCCCCGCTGGCCCGTTTCGGTCGCGCGAACTACTCGGACGTTCCGGGCATCGCACCGTCGTCGTTGGCCAACCCTGACCTCAAGTGGGAGACGACGCGCGAGTTCGACGTCGGCGTCGACTTCTCGATGCTGTCGGGGCGCGTGGGAATCGTGGCTGACTACTTCAAGAAGAAGACCGACGACCTGCTCGTGTCCCGCCCGATCACCTCGACGAGCGGCTTCACGAGCGTGTACGACAACATCGGCAACATCGAGAACCGCGGCTGGGAGTTCCAGCTGTCGACCGAGCCGATTCGTGAATCCAAGGTGGGTGGCCTGAGCTGGTCGAGCGACTTCAACATCTCGTTCCTCAAGAACGAGGTGACGGCGCTGTATCGCAACGAGCCGTTCAACGCCGGCATCCGCAGCCTCAACCGCGTGGAAGTCGGCCAGCCGCTGGGCGCCTTCCACACGCTGCGCTTCAAGGGCGTCGATCCGCAGACCGGCGACGCGATCTACGACGACGTCAACGGCGATGGCGACATCACGGCTGACGATCGTGTGATCGTCGGCAGCCCGCACCCCGATTACTTCGGCGGCTTCACCAACACGATCTCGTGGAAGGGCTTCGACTTCCGCAGCTTCGTGCAGTTCACGCAGGGGAACAAGGTCTTCAACGCCATCCGCATCTTCGCCGATGATGGCGGCTACTACTTCGACAACAAGCTCCGCGATTCGTACGAGAAGCGCTGGAAGAAGCCCGGTGACATCGCCGAGCAGCCGCGCCTGAGCTACGACGGCACCTCCGGCGCGCGCGATGTGTCGAGCCGCTTCGTCGAGGACGGGTCGTACGTCCGCCTGCAGGAACTGACGCTGGGCTATCGCCTGCCGCGCTCGTGGGCTCGCACGTTCAACCTGGATGAGGCGCGCTTCTTCGTCTCGGGGCGCAACCTCGTGACGTGGACCGACTACACCGGCTACAACCCGGACGTGAACAGCAACGGCTCCAGCGCGACCATCTCGCTCGGGACCGACTTCTACGCCTATCCGCTCGCCCGGACGTTCTCGTTCGGCGTGCGCGGGGCATGGTGA
- a CDS encoding amidase, translated as MRALLRFPVAAAFASLLVAPAVAAQGASMRDVVYEASISELQDGLQRGRWSAVQLVDAYRARIAAYDQRGPALNAIIRLNPNARRDAAALDAERRAGKVRGALHGIPILLKDNFDTFDLPTAAGSLALAGVQPPDDGFVVARLRAAGAVILGKTNMHELAAGITSVSSLGGQTRNPYDPMRCPGGSSGGTGAAIAASFAAVGWGSDTCGSIRIPSAFNNLVGLRPTQGMASRDGIVPLSHTQDVPGPLARSVRDLAIALDVTVGFDPADTTTAIAKGRSPSAFSDSLAAFPMRGTRVAVLTNYMTGDIDPDIRDTVRAVTTAMQAAGADVVELRVADFDSLMANTSVINFETNHDLQDYLKAIPGAPQLTARLILDRGLFHTSMMGRITAMDTTGVRDSERYRTALARQQLLRSRMLAAMDSLRVDAIAYPTSRRRPVLVGEPQPGSTCGLSAHTGFPALSAPAGFTDDGLPVGIEFMGRPGADVRLVGLAYALERMGPRRAAPSTTPRLRGARAPGAIAFRQAVTHGAVTGTVRFVFDPLTNLLRYDVVVSGGSSDALQAVVLRRPAGGAIGSPVIHRLAGPGMRTASGVFPLTGIDRRALAAGRLQLAIFTAGGMGEVPMRAVTLP; from the coding sequence ATGCGCGCTCTCCTTCGATTCCCGGTCGCCGCGGCCTTCGCGTCGCTCCTCGTTGCCCCAGCGGTTGCGGCCCAGGGGGCCTCGATGCGTGACGTGGTGTACGAGGCGTCCATCAGCGAACTGCAGGACGGGCTGCAGCGCGGGCGATGGAGCGCGGTGCAGCTGGTGGATGCGTATCGCGCCCGCATCGCGGCGTACGACCAGCGCGGCCCGGCACTCAACGCGATCATTCGCCTCAATCCCAACGCCCGGCGCGACGCCGCAGCGCTCGATGCCGAGCGCAGGGCGGGAAAGGTGCGCGGGGCGCTGCACGGCATCCCGATCCTGCTCAAGGACAACTTCGACACCTTCGACCTCCCGACGGCGGCGGGATCGCTGGCACTGGCCGGTGTGCAGCCGCCGGACGACGGCTTCGTCGTCGCCCGGCTGCGCGCGGCGGGGGCGGTGATCCTCGGCAAGACCAACATGCACGAGCTGGCGGCGGGGATCACCTCGGTGAGTTCGTTAGGCGGCCAGACGCGCAATCCGTACGACCCGATGCGCTGCCCCGGTGGCTCGAGCGGGGGGACGGGGGCGGCGATTGCGGCGTCGTTTGCCGCCGTGGGGTGGGGGTCGGATACCTGCGGCTCCATCCGCATCCCCTCCGCCTTCAACAACCTCGTCGGGTTGCGTCCCACGCAGGGGATGGCGAGCCGCGACGGGATCGTCCCGCTCTCGCACACGCAGGACGTTCCGGGGCCGCTCGCCCGCTCGGTGCGCGACCTGGCCATCGCGCTCGACGTCACCGTCGGCTTCGATCCGGCCGATACGACGACGGCGATCGCCAAGGGACGCTCCCCGTCGGCCTTCAGCGATTCGCTCGCCGCCTTTCCGATGCGCGGGACGCGTGTGGCCGTGCTGACCAACTACATGACGGGCGACATCGACCCCGACATCCGCGACACGGTGCGCGCGGTGACGACGGCGATGCAGGCGGCGGGGGCCGACGTGGTGGAGCTGCGGGTGGCGGACTTCGACTCGCTGATGGCCAACACCAGCGTCATCAACTTCGAGACCAACCACGACCTGCAGGACTACCTCAAGGCGATTCCCGGGGCACCGCAGCTGACGGCGCGCCTGATCCTTGACCGCGGCCTCTTTCACACGTCGATGATGGGGCGCATCACCGCGATGGACACGACCGGCGTGCGAGACAGCGAGCGCTATCGCACCGCGCTGGCGCGGCAGCAGCTGCTGCGCTCGCGCATGCTGGCGGCGATGGACTCGCTGCGGGTCGACGCGATTGCCTACCCGACGAGCCGCCGCCGTCCGGTGCTTGTGGGCGAACCACAGCCCGGGTCGACGTGCGGGCTGAGCGCGCACACCGGCTTCCCGGCGCTCAGCGCCCCCGCCGGCTTCACCGACGATGGCCTCCCGGTGGGGATCGAGTTCATGGGGCGCCCCGGGGCCGACGTGCGACTCGTGGGGCTGGCGTACGCGCTGGAGCGGATGGGCCCACGGCGTGCCGCGCCGTCCACGACGCCACGGCTGCGCGGCGCTCGCGCGCCGGGCGCGATCGCCTTTCGTCAGGCGGTGACCCATGGCGCGGTCACTGGCACCGTACGGTTTGTGTTCGATCCGCTCACCAACCTGCTGCGCTACGACGTGGTGGTGAGCGGCGGGAGCTCCGATGCGCTCCAGGCGGTGGTCCTGCGCCGCCCGGCTGGCGGGGCGATCGGTTCGCCCGTGATCCATCGTCTCGCTGGCCCCGGGATGCGGACGGCCTCGGGCGTCTTCCCGCTGACGGGGATCGACCGGCGTGCCCTGGCGGCCGGCCGGCTGCAGCTGGCGATCTTCACGGCGGGCGGGATGGGCGAAGTCCCGATGCGCGCGGTGACACTGCCCTGA
- a CDS encoding VOC family protein, which produces MHAAVHETKVGERPDELGWVDRRQSYPRQSVARGYARRAAAGARDGGCRSARAAHAFSFTPSTSIFVEGEGDVDLQGAFAALATGGTVSMPLDHSGVSRRFGWVIDCFGVSWQLKVS; this is translated from the coding sequence TTGCATGCGGCGGTCCACGAGACGAAGGTTGGCGAGCGGCCGGACGAGCTCGGGTGGGTCGACCGGCGACAAAGCTATCCCCGCCAATCGGTGGCGCGAGGGTACGCACGGCGAGCGGCGGCGGGCGCTCGCGATGGCGGTTGTCGGAGCGCGCGGGCCGCGCACGCCTTCAGCTTCACGCCGTCGACGTCGATCTTTGTCGAAGGTGAGGGCGACGTCGACCTGCAGGGCGCCTTCGCCGCGCTCGCCACCGGCGGCACCGTCTCCATGCCGCTCGACCACTCGGGGGTCAGCAGGAGGTTCGGTTGGGTCATCGACTGTTTCGGCGTGTCGTGGCAGCTCAAGGTGTCGTGA
- a CDS encoding gamma-glutamyltransferase — protein MQSSLRLFAALTLAACASAPSPRAAESWTEAEQARYLGPLQANVRSTAGSATGTRGAVTVAYNAYAARAGLDVLQRGGNAMDAALTTAITQVATTAGAPVSYFGIMSLVYYDAKSGRIATMWAGWRTLRGETSPLTIPGAVTLNSDGEALGTVPHGRTALVGGFMKGVESAHRRFGRLPFRTLFAPAIRVADQGMPVHATLAHQFELRAKDLARLPATRAALLKPDGSPWQVGDTLRQPALAATLRRIAADGADYMYKGPWGARLVAAVQADGGVMTMDDLALYDVIWSDPTRATVGDIEIAVPGAPNAGGLALIEAQQMGVAAGITRLGHWSRNAESLRRAALATQGYVLDYLPPDARAQLFPGIDFSDRARLTGEHGQALWTALEAGKLPISLAKQPPRHSDDVVVIDGEGNMAAITHSINCVYWGKTAINVDGISIGDPASFQQAAVARAGAGQPLPDPTETGLVLKNGTPILAFASMGSGLHQRTFQGLLNVFGFGMSVDEAIDAADFFLPAYSAKDSGYVLPVIAGRFPKDVLDGAGVRYREITLDRARLGGEGVWVAISRDPKTGLLRAGSHNRNNSAALAW, from the coding sequence ATGCAATCCTCCCTGCGTCTCTTCGCGGCGCTCACACTCGCCGCTTGCGCCTCCGCTCCGTCACCACGGGCGGCCGAGTCGTGGACGGAGGCCGAGCAGGCGCGCTACCTGGGACCGCTGCAGGCGAATGTTCGCTCGACTGCCGGGAGCGCCACCGGGACGCGAGGCGCGGTGACGGTCGCCTACAACGCATACGCCGCTCGCGCCGGGCTCGACGTCCTCCAGCGCGGGGGGAACGCCATGGACGCGGCGCTCACCACCGCCATCACGCAGGTGGCCACGACTGCCGGCGCCCCGGTGAGCTACTTCGGGATCATGTCGCTGGTCTACTACGACGCCAAGTCGGGGCGCATCGCGACGATGTGGGCGGGGTGGCGGACGCTGCGCGGGGAGACCAGTCCGCTCACCATCCCCGGTGCCGTCACCCTCAACAGCGACGGCGAGGCGTTAGGCACCGTTCCCCATGGGCGCACGGCGCTCGTCGGTGGCTTCATGAAGGGGGTCGAGTCGGCACACCGCCGCTTCGGGCGCCTCCCGTTTCGCACGCTGTTCGCCCCCGCCATCCGTGTGGCCGACCAGGGGATGCCGGTGCACGCCACGCTCGCGCACCAGTTCGAGCTGCGCGCGAAGGACCTCGCGCGCCTCCCCGCCACGCGCGCGGCCCTGCTCAAGCCTGACGGGTCGCCGTGGCAGGTCGGGGACACGCTTCGCCAGCCGGCGCTGGCCGCCACGCTGCGGCGCATTGCTGCTGACGGAGCCGACTACATGTACAAGGGCCCGTGGGGCGCGCGCCTCGTCGCCGCGGTGCAGGCCGACGGCGGCGTGATGACGATGGACGACCTGGCGTTGTACGACGTCATCTGGAGCGATCCCACCCGTGCGACGGTGGGAGACATCGAGATCGCCGTCCCCGGCGCACCGAACGCCGGCGGCCTGGCGCTCATCGAGGCGCAGCAGATGGGGGTCGCGGCCGGCATCACGCGACTCGGGCACTGGTCACGAAACGCGGAGTCGCTCCGACGTGCCGCGCTGGCCACACAGGGATACGTCCTCGACTATTTGCCGCCCGACGCGCGCGCCCAACTCTTCCCCGGCATCGACTTCAGCGACCGCGCGCGCCTCACAGGCGAACATGGCCAGGCGCTCTGGACCGCCCTCGAAGCCGGCAAGCTCCCGATCTCGTTGGCGAAGCAGCCCCCCAGGCACTCCGACGACGTCGTCGTCATCGATGGCGAGGGGAACATGGCCGCCATCACGCACAGCATCAATTGTGTGTACTGGGGGAAGACGGCGATCAACGTCGACGGCATCTCGATCGGCGACCCCGCGTCGTTCCAGCAGGCGGCGGTGGCGCGCGCCGGGGCGGGCCAGCCGCTCCCCGACCCCACGGAGACCGGGCTGGTGCTCAAGAACGGCACCCCCATCCTCGCCTTCGCCTCGATGGGATCGGGGTTGCACCAGCGCACCTTCCAGGGGCTGCTCAACGTCTTCGGCTTCGGGATGTCGGTGGACGAGGCGATCGACGCCGCGGACTTCTTCCTCCCGGCCTACAGCGCGAAAGACAGTGGCTACGTCCTCCCCGTCATCGCCGGGCGCTTCCCCAAAGACGTGCTCGACGGAGCGGGGGTGCGCTATCGCGAGATCACGCTCGATCGCGCACGGCTGGGCGGCGAGGGGGTGTGGGTGGCGATCAGTCGCGATCCGAAGACCGGCCTCCTGCGCGCCGGTTCGCACAACCGCAACAACAGCGCGGCACTCGCGTGGTAG
- a CDS encoding cyanophycinase has product MSMVHGMGAAASRAEAALRHGARGIIGAGLCVFALAATVTAPSAVRAQTAPPASTVQGTLFIVGGGPQPAALVREFVTLAGGAGKARIVVFAMASASGRTSGEEKAQQLRSLGAQAVNVWVDRSGADAESVVQQVQEATGIWFGGGDQSRLTAALAGSRTAAAIAERYRAGAVVGGTSAGAAVMSAVMITGDERRRGGVRPDSTVSLGTIARDNIVTADGFGLIDNAVVDQHFLRRRRNNRLISLVLERPPHLGVGIDESTAIVVEPGGAWRVLGESVAVVYDARGSAITPPGGALGASGVRMHVLPAGSRFNPATGEATLAGAR; this is encoded by the coding sequence GTGAGCATGGTGCACGGCATGGGGGCGGCGGCAAGCCGCGCGGAGGCAGCGCTTCGCCACGGGGCGAGGGGAATCATCGGCGCCGGACTGTGCGTTTTCGCGCTGGCCGCGACGGTCACGGCTCCGTCGGCCGTGCGCGCACAGACGGCGCCGCCGGCGTCGACGGTGCAGGGGACGCTCTTCATCGTCGGCGGGGGGCCGCAGCCGGCCGCGCTGGTGCGTGAATTCGTCACGCTGGCTGGCGGGGCGGGGAAGGCTCGTATCGTCGTCTTCGCCATGGCCAGCGCCAGCGGGCGCACGAGCGGCGAGGAGAAGGCACAGCAGCTGCGCTCGTTAGGCGCCCAGGCCGTCAACGTGTGGGTGGATCGCAGCGGCGCCGACGCCGAGTCCGTGGTGCAGCAGGTGCAGGAGGCGACGGGGATCTGGTTTGGCGGAGGCGACCAGTCGCGCCTCACCGCGGCGCTCGCCGGGTCCCGGACCGCGGCCGCGATCGCCGAGCGCTATCGGGCGGGGGCGGTCGTCGGGGGGACCTCGGCGGGGGCCGCGGTCATGTCGGCGGTGATGATCACCGGCGATGAGCGGCGCCGGGGTGGGGTGCGCCCCGATTCGACGGTCAGCCTGGGGACGATCGCGCGCGACAACATCGTCACGGCCGACGGTTTCGGATTGATCGACAACGCGGTGGTCGACCAGCACTTCCTGCGTCGCCGCCGCAACAATCGGCTGATCAGTCTCGTGCTGGAGCGCCCGCCGCACCTCGGCGTGGGGATCGACGAGTCGACGGCGATCGTGGTCGAGCCCGGTGGCGCCTGGCGGGTGCTGGGGGAGAGCGTGGCGGTTGTCTACGATGCGCGCGGGAGTGCGATCACCCCTCCGGGGGGGGCATTGGGGGCGAGCGGCGTGCGCATGCACGTGCTGCCTGCCGGGAGCCGATTCAACCCGGCCACCGGGGAAGCGACGCTGGCTGGCGCGCGCTAA
- a CDS encoding RagB/SusD family nutrient uptake outer membrane protein codes for MTMQTPNTMRIMRRHVMRPLMVALLAGAAVGCDKTLTVEPTTEVEESQAIIDAASARAALAGAYDALQSGSYYGGDFLFLSDLASDDVAHVGTFTTYADIDQHVTSADNSTLEGMWDAIYAGIGRTNTLIAKVPNVTTLSEDERKDIVGQAHLLRALHYHNLVKLWGPVPIRLAPPSSLDELTGTERATVAQVYTQILTDINQAQQLISTDYRTREGSWLAAEALKTRVLLYQGSNASVITAANRVLDEGVELAPTFSSLFAASGNDTPEDIWRTSFTATEYNLTGYYYLSKALGGRYEIAPTAALAASFESGDERLAWSIQRDSRNRRFGAKWRSTEGAEDLHIIRLGEVLLNKAEAQVNQGDLAGAVETYNLLRERAGVAPHTLGVEVTTATQVRDAVRAERRRELAFEGDRWPDLVRTQRAVTLLNIPAFRTLFPIPQNEIDVAPRIVQNSGY; via the coding sequence ATGACCATGCAGACACCCAACACCATGCGAATCATGCGACGCCACGTCATGCGCCCGCTGATGGTCGCGCTCCTCGCGGGGGCGGCCGTCGGTTGCGACAAGACCCTCACGGTCGAGCCGACCACCGAAGTCGAGGAGTCGCAGGCCATCATCGACGCCGCCAGCGCGCGCGCGGCGCTGGCCGGCGCCTACGATGCCCTGCAGAGCGGCAGCTACTACGGTGGGGACTTCCTCTTCCTCTCCGACCTGGCCTCGGACGACGTCGCGCACGTGGGGACGTTCACCACGTATGCCGACATCGACCAGCATGTCACGTCGGCCGACAACAGCACGCTGGAAGGGATGTGGGATGCGATCTACGCCGGCATCGGGCGCACCAACACGCTCATCGCCAAGGTGCCCAACGTCACGACGCTCAGCGAAGACGAGCGGAAGGACATCGTGGGGCAGGCGCACCTCCTGCGCGCGCTGCACTACCACAACCTCGTAAAGCTCTGGGGACCGGTCCCGATTCGTCTGGCGCCGCCCTCCTCGCTCGACGAGCTGACCGGAACCGAGCGCGCAACGGTCGCGCAGGTGTATACGCAGATCCTGACGGACATCAACCAGGCGCAGCAGCTCATCAGCACCGACTATCGCACGCGCGAAGGGTCGTGGCTGGCGGCCGAGGCGCTCAAGACACGCGTCCTCCTGTACCAGGGGAGCAATGCGTCGGTGATCACGGCCGCCAACCGGGTGCTCGACGAAGGGGTCGAGCTGGCGCCGACGTTCTCGTCGCTCTTCGCCGCGTCGGGGAACGACACGCCCGAGGACATCTGGCGCACGTCGTTCACGGCCACGGAGTACAACCTGACGGGGTACTACTACCTGTCCAAGGCGTTAGGCGGCCGGTACGAGATCGCGCCGACGGCCGCCCTGGCGGCTTCGTTCGAGTCCGGGGACGAACGGCTCGCGTGGTCCATCCAGCGCGACAGCCGCAACCGCCGCTTCGGCGCCAAGTGGCGCTCGACCGAAGGGGCCGAGGACCTGCACATCATCCGGTTGGGTGAAGTGCTCCTCAACAAGGCCGAGGCGCAGGTCAACCAGGGCGACCTGGCCGGTGCAGTGGAAACGTACAACCTGCTCCGCGAACGGGCGGGCGTGGCGCCGCATACGTTAGGCGTGGAAGTCACCACGGCGACGCAGGTCCGCGACGCCGTGCGCGCCGAGCGCCGTCGCGAACTGGCCTTCGAGGGCGATCGCTGGCCGGACCTCGTCCGCACCCAGCGGGCAGTAACGCTCCTGAACATCCCGGCCTTCCGCACCCTCTTCCCGATTCCGCAGAACGAGATCGACGTCGCACCGCGGATCGTGCAGAACTCCGGATACTGA